In Leifsonia sp. PS1209, the genomic stretch CACGTCGTCGGAGACCGCAGGACTCGACGACGCGGCGCTGCGTGCGCTCGCCGTGTCCGACGCATCCACCCTGCTGGACATTCCGCTCACGGAATCCGAGGTCGCCGCCTTCGCCCGCACCCGCTGGACGAACGCGCTCCCGTACGCCGCGCTCGGCGAGGGGGCGCGCATCGCAGCGGTCCGCGAGGCCGCGGATGCCGTCGAGGGGCTGGAGGTCACCGGCTCGTGGCTGACCGGCACCGGGCTCGCCTCCGTGGTCCCGGATGCGCGCCATTCGGCCGAGCGCGCCAGGGGGCTACGCTGGAAGGCACTGACCGAGAACCTTTGACGAACGGGGTGCGCAATGCGCGGAAAGCTTCTCTTCATCGCGGGCGCTGGCGTGGGCTACGTCCTCGGCACGCGTGCCGGACGTAAGCGCTACGAGCAGATCAAGGCGGCCGCCGCCAAGGTCTGGGAGTCCGACGGCATCCAGAAGCAGGTGCACGCGGTCGAGGATTTCGTGGCCGCGAAGGCCGGTGAGGTTCCCGGCGCGGTGATCGACAGCGCGAAGAAGCTCATCGTGCAGGCCAACCAGCGCCGCCAGGAGTCGAAGGCGCCCGTTCCCGCACCGGCCGCGGAGGCCGCACTGAAGGCGGCGGACGGCTCAGCACCGGATGCCGATCGGGTTTGAGTGAAGCAGGAGTACGGTGACCGATATGACTGACGACGAACGCGCACGCTCGCGATCGCTGTTCGCGCTGATCGCCGACCTCCCGCGGCTGCTCATCGAGCTGCTGAAGGCCGAACTCGCCCATCTGAAGGCGGAGTTCGCCGAGAAGGCGAAATATGCCGGTGTCGGCATAGGCCTGATGGTCGTGGCCGCCGGGTTCGGCTTCTTCGCACTCGGCACCCTCGTGGCCGCCGCCGTCCTGGGCCTGGCCGTCGTGCTGCCCGGCTGGCTGGCCGCGCTGATCGTGTTCGTGGCGCTGCTGCTGCTGGCGGGCATCCTGGTGCTGATCGGGGTGCAGTCGTTCAAGAAGATGAACGGTGTCGCTCCGAGCCAGACGATCGACAGCATCAAGGAGGACACCGAGGCGTTCAAGGGGATGGGCAAGTATGACAACTGACACCAGCGACGTGCAGCGGGCCCGCAACGAACTCGCGGCCACCCTCGACGCGATCGAATACAAGCTCAACGTCCCCAAGCGCACGGCAGAGCGCATCGAGCGGCTGCGCACGGACAACCCCCTCGCGCTGGTCGGCATCGCCGTGGCCGCCGCAGCGGCGGTCGCAGGGGTGGTCTGGCTGATCGTCCGCTCCGTCACCAAGTGACGGGACGGGACGCATCCGGCTCTCACAGGGCTGTTTTGGCTCTCACAGGTTTGGGAGGGAGACTGTGAGGTATGACTAACCCGGCTGCCGCACCGGCAGATTCGAGCACCCCCAACGAAACACCGGCAACACACGAAGACGCTGACGCCGTCACCCCCAGCGGCTACACGCTCTGGGCCGTCCTGCGTCGCGACCCGTCCCGCCCGGACGACCTCGACGGCACAGACGTGCCCCGGGCGGTCCGAGAGCTCGAGGGCGTGATCGCCGACCTCGAACTGCAGAACGTGACGACCCGCGGTCTCTACGACGTCTCCGGCCTCCGCGCCGACGCCGACGTCATGATCTGGATCCACGGCCCGGAGGCGCACACCCTGCAGTGGGCGCTCCGCCAGCTGCGCCGCACTCAGCTCCTCAAGGCTCTCCTCCCCACCTGGAACGCCATGGGCGTGCACCGGGATGCGGAATTCAACAAATCGCACGTCCCCGGCTTCCTCCGCGGCAAGGAGCCGAAGGAGTGGCTGACGGTCTACCCGTTCGTGCGCAGCTACGAGTGGTACCTGCTGCCCGACGAGGAGCGCGGCCGGATGCTCTCCGAGCACGGACGCAAGGGTGCGGCGTTCCGCTCCGTCCTCGCAAACACGGTGGCGTCGTTCGCCCTCGGAGACTACGAGTGGATCCTGCCGCTCGAGTCCGACGAGCTGACCGACCTCGTCGACCTCATGCGCGACCTGCGCCAGACGGATGCGCGCCTGCACGTCCGCGAAGAAGTCCCGTTCTTCACCGGCCGTCGCGTGCAGCCCGCCGAGCTCGTGGAGGTGCTCCAGTGACCGACGTCGACACCACCGCCCGCGTCCTCGGTGCGACGCCGGCAGCGGCCTCCGGCCCCGAGCACGTGACCGAGCCCGTCGCCTACGACGCGATCCTGCTCGCCGGCTTCGGCGGTCCGGAGGGACAGGACGACGTCATCCCGTTCCTCCGCAACGTCACGCGTGGCCGCGGCATCCCGGAGGAGCGCCTCGAAGAGGTCGCCCACCACTACCGCCACTTCGGCGGCGTGAGCCCGATCAACGACCAGAACCGCGAACTCAAGGCGGCGCTGGAAGCCGAGCTGGCATCCCGCGGCATCGACCTGCCCGTGCTGTGGGGCAACCGCAACTGGGACCCGTACCTCAAGGACGCCCTCACCGAGGCGAACGAGCGCGGGCTGACGAAGATCATCGCCATCGCCACCAGCGCGTACTCGTCGTATTCGAGCTGCCGCCAGTACCGCGAGGACTTCGCGATGGCGCTCGAGGAGACCGGCCTCGAAGGCGTCATCGAGATCGACAAGGTGCGCCAGTTCTTCGACCACCCCGGTTTCGTCGAGCCGTTCATCGAGGGCGTGCGCAACGGCCTGGCCGAGATCGAGCAGAAGGTGCCGGGCATCGACCCGGCCACCGAGGTGGAGATCCTGTTCTCGACCCACTCCATCCCCTCGGTGGATGCGGCCAAGTCCGGCCCTGCCTCCCGCGGGTTCGGCGAGGGCGGCGCGTACGCGGCGCAGCACCTGGCCGTGGCGGAGGTCGTCGCCCAGGCGGCGACGGACGGCGTCGTGAAGTGGCAGCTGGTCTACCAGTCGCGCTCCGGCCCTCCGTCGATGCCGTGGCTGGAGCCGGACATCAACGACGCCATCGCCGAACTCCCGGCCAAGGGCATCCGTGCGGTCATCATCGTGCCCCTCGGGTTCGTCAGCGACCACATGGAGGTCCTGTGGGATCTCGACAACGAGGCGATGGAGTCCAGCGAGGAGAACGGCCTCGTCGCCGTCCGCGTCCCGACCCCCGGCACCCACCACAAGTACGTCTCCGGTCTCGTCGACCTGGTGCTCGAACGCCGGGACGGCGTGCCCGTCGACCAGCGTCCGGCCATGACCTCGATCGGTCCCTGGTACGACGTCTGCCGTCCAGGGTGCTGCGAGAACGCCAGGCTCGGCTTCAAGCCGGCCGCCGCGGGGCTCGCGCCGTGACCGGCACGGTGAGCCGCGCATCCGGAGCTGTCGAGCGGCGTGACGGCGTGCTCCGCGTCGGCACCCGCGGCAGCGCTCTCGCCGTGGCGCAGACCACGGTCGTCGCAAACGCCATCGCCAAGGCGACCGGCCGCGACGTGGAGCTGATCACCGTGACCACCCACGGCGACACCTCCAGGGACTCGCTCTCGGAACTGGGCGGCACCGGCGTGTTCGCCAGTGCCCTCCGGGATGCGCTGCTCGCCGACGAGTGCGACCTCATCGTCCACTCGCTCAAAGACCTCCCGACCTCGCCCGTCGCCGGCCTCGTCATCGGCGCTGTGCCCAAGCGGGCAGACGCGCGCGACACCCTGTGCGCCCGCGACGGCCTCACGCTCGAGACGCTTCCCGACGGCGCCCGCGTCGGCACGGGTTCGCCGCGCCGCGTCGCCCAGTTGAAGGCCAGGCGCCCGGACCTCGACGTCGTGGACATCCGCGGCAACGTCGACACCAGGCTGGGCCGCGTCGCCGACGGTGACCTCGACGCCGTCGTGCTCGCCGCCGCCGGTCTCGCCCGGCTCGGCCGCTCCGAGGCCGTCACCGACTTCTTCGCACTGTCGACCGTTCCGACGGCGCCCGGACAGGGCGCTCTCGCCATCGAGGTCCGCGCGGGAGACGAGAAGGCCCAGGGCCCGATCGCCAAGGCCCTCTCCGCCGTCGACCACGTCACGACGCGCGCCTGCGTGACCGCGGAGCGACACGTCCTCGCCGGACTCGAGGCAGGATGCGCCGCACCGATCGGCGCGACCGCTATCGTGGACGACGGATTGCTCTTCCTCACCGCCACGGTCTACCGGCCGGACGGCTCGGAGCAGCTGACCGCATCCCATGCCGCCACCCCGGAATCGATGAGCGCACGCCACCTCGACGAGGCGGCACGCGACGTCGGCCAACGGGTGGTGGACGAACTGCTCGGCGCGGGGGCCGCCGACCTTGCACCGCTCGGGAGCACGCGATGACCACCCCTTCCGCTTCACCCAAACCGCTCGCCGGCTGGCGCGTCCTCGTGCCGCGCGGCGGGCCGTGGGGTGACTCGGTGGCCGCCGATCTGCGGTCCAAGGGTGCGTCCCCGATCGTCGCGGCCATGATCAACTTCGCGCCGACCGCCGATGCGCCCGCGCTCGAAGCGGCGCTCGCCCGGCTGGCGGCGGGCGAGTTCGACTGGATGACGGTCACCAGCGCCACGACGGTGGATGTGCTCAGCGCGCAGCGCGCCGTCGTCCCGCCGTCGACCAGGGTCGCCGCCGTCGGAGAGACCACGGCGGCCGCTCTCGCCGCCGCCGGCTACAAGGTCGACCTCGTCCCCTCCGAGGACAACTCGGCCCGCGGTCTGCTCGAGGAGTGGGAGGCCGCCACCGCCGGCATCGTTCCGCTCCGCGTGCTGACGCTGCGCTCTGAGATCGCGAAGCCGCTCCTCACCGAGGGCCTGAAGCGCATCGGCCACGACGTCGAATCCGTGGTCGCCTACCGAACCATCGGCGTCCCGGTGCCGGAGAACGTGGTGCGGGATGTGGCCGACGGGCTCGTGCAGGCCATCCTCGTCACCTCCGGATCGGTCGCCGAGCAGGTGCAGCAGCAGCTCGGCCCCATCCCCGAATCGACCCTGGTGGCCGCGATCGGCCCGCAGACCGCCCGCGACGCCCGCGCCTTCGGCCTCCGCGTCGACGTGATCGCCGCCGAGCGCACCGCCACCTCCCTCATCGAGTCCCTCGTCGACGCCGCCCACGCCTCCGAATAGCTTCTGCGCCCTGGGGCGCCCTCCGAAAGCTGGGAGGGGGCTCAGACGCGGGCGCGTAGGCTTGTGACGTGAGTGACGTGACGCATCCTGTTGTCCGACCACGACGCCTCCGGCAGTCTCCTGCCCTGCGCCGTCTGACCTCCGAGACCCGGCTCCATCCCGGCGAACTCATCCTTCCGATGTTCGTACGCGAGGGGATCGGCGAGGCTCTGCCCATCCAGTCGATGCCCGGCGTCGTGCAGCACAGCATCGACTCCCTCAAGCGTGCAGCCACCGAGGCGGCCGAGGCAGGCGTCGGCGGCGTGATGCTCTTCGGAGTGCCGGAGACCCGGGATGCGACCGGCTCGGCCGCGACAGACCCGAACGGCATCCTCAACGTCGCCACCACCGCGCTGGCCGCCGAGGTGGGAGACGCACTGGTCGTGCAGACCGACCTCTGCCTCGACGAGTTCACCGACCACGGCCACTGCGGCGTCCTGGATGCACAGGGCCGCGTCGACAACGACGCCACCCTCCTCCGCTACCGCGACATGGCCGTCGCGCAGGCCGACGCCGGCTCGCAGCTGCTCGGCCTCAGCGGCATGATGGACGGCCAGGTCGCCGCCGTGCGCGACGCGCTCGACGGGGCGGGGCACACCGACACCGTCATCCTCGCCTACGCGGCCAAGTACGCCTCCGCCTTCTACGGCCCGTTCCGCGAGGCCGTCGACTCCCAGCTGTCCGGCGACCGCCGCGCATACCAGCAGGACCCGGCCAACCGCCGCGAGGGCCTGCGCGAGGCGCGCCTCGACCTGGAGGAGGGCGCGGACATCCTGATGGTGAAGCCGGCTCTCAGCTACCTCGACGTCCTGAGCGACGTCGCCGCGATCAGCGACGTCCCCGTGTGGGCGTACCAGGTGTCCGGCGAGTACGCGATGGTCGAGGCCGCCGCAGCGAACGGCTGGGTCGACCGCCGCCGCATCGTCGAGGAGACGCTGATCGGCGCCCGCCGGGCCGGAGCAGATGCCGTCATGACCTACTGGGCCACCGAGGTCGCGAGGTGGCTGCGATGAGCGACCTGGATGCCCTGGCGGACGGCGCAGCCATCGGCGACGTGAACCTCGCGCAGTTCGAGCGCGCCCAGCGGGTGATCCCCGGCGGTGTGAACTCGCCGGTGCGCGCCTTCCGCTCGGTCGGCGGCACCCCGCGGTTCATGGTGTCGGCGAGCGGTCCGTACATCACGGATGCGGAGGGCCGCGAGTACGTGGACCTCGTCGCGTCGTGGGGTCCCGCGATCCTGGGGCACGCGCATCCCGAGGTGGTCGCCGCTGTGCAGGCCGCCGCTGCGCGTGGGCTGTCGTTCGGCGCATCCACTCCGGCGGAGACCGAGCTGGCGGAAGCGGTGCTCGCCCGCGTGCCGTTCGTGGAGAAGCTGCGGCTCGTCTCGACCGGCACGGAAGCGACCATGACCGCGATCCGGCTCGCCCGCGGCTTCACCGGCCGCCCGCTGCTGATCAAGTTCGCCGGGCACTACCACGGCCACTCGGACAGCCTGCTCGCCGAGGCCGGCTCCGGCCTGGCGACGCTGGCGCTGCCCGGCTCGGCCGGGGTCACCGAGGCGACGGCCGCGCAGACACTCGTGCTGCCGTACAACGACCTGGATGCGGTCCGCGCCGTTTTCGAGACGCACGGCCCGGACATCGCGGCCGTCATCACGGAGGCCGCCGCAGCGAACATGGGTGTCGTCCCACCGGACGCGGGCTTCAACGCAGCACTCGCCGACATCGCCCACGAGTTCGGCGCGCTGCTGATCCTGGATGAGGTGCTCACCGGCTTCCGCGTGAGTGACGCCGGATTCTGGGGACTGGACCGCGGGTACACGCCCGATCTGGTCACGTTCGGCAAGGTCATCGGCGGAGGGATGCCGCTGGCTGCTCTCGGCGGTCGCGCCGAGCTGATGGACTTCCTCGCGCCGACCGGCCCGGTCTATCAGGCGGGAACGCTGTCGGGGAACCCGGTCGCGGTCGCCGCCGGGCTCACCACGCTGGCGCTCGCCGACGAGGCGGTCTACGACCGGCTCGACCGCGTGGCGGACACGGTGTCGTCCGCGGTGTCCGACGCGCTGAGCACGGCGGGCGTCGCCCACCGGGTGCAGCGGGCGGGCAACCTGTTCAGCTTCGTGTTCGGCGACTTCGCCGAGGCGCCGCGGACCTACGCCGAGGTGCAGCGCCAGGAGGCGTACCGCTACCGCGACTTCTTCCACGCGATGCTCGACGCCGGCGTCTCCCTTCCGCCGAGCGTCTTCGAGGCCTGGTTCGTCACGGCCGCGCACGACGACGCGGCCGTCGACCGCATCCTCGCCGCGCTCCCGCGCGCCGCGGCTGCCGCCGCCTCCGCCCGCCCCGCCTGACCCGCGCCGGGGCCTGACCCCCGCCCGACCTGGCGAGATACCAGTAACTGTCGCGAAACGCCCGGGATGCGCGACAGTTACTGGAGTCTCGTCGCCAGGAACCGGCGCACGGGAGCCGCGACGGCGTCCGGGGCGAAGCTGTGGGTCTGGTCTTCGACCACCTCGAAGGCCGCGACGGGGATCGCCGCGGCGAGTTCGCGCGCGCCGTACTGCAGGAACGCCGGGCTCGCCCCGCCCGCCAGCGTCAGCACCGGGATGCGCACCCGCTGCACGACATCGTCGGGCACCGCACTGTCTCCCATCGCCGCGTCGTCGTACGCCAGCGTGGGGGCGATGGCCTCCATGCCCGGCCACGCGGGGGAGTGGCGCATCCCGTCGATGGCCTGTTCCGGCATCCCCACCCTGGCGAGGAACAGCGCGACGGCGTCGCCGCGGCGGCCGTCCGCCAGCGTCTCGGCGAGGTCGGCGGTGTACTGCCTGGCGGCGTCGAGCGCGGCATCCGGCATCAGCGGAGGTTCGTACAGGACGACGGCGGAGATCCGCTCCGGACCGAGTGCGGCGGCCGCTCGCAGCAGCAGCATCGCGCCGGACGACATCCCAAACGCGACCGCGGGGGCTCCCACGGCCTCGATCAGCGCGTCGATGTCCTCGATCTCCCTGTCCACCGAGAACGGCAGCGTGTCCGTGCTCCCGCCGCGCCCGCGCCTGTCGTACGCGACGGTCGTGAACGCGGCGGAGAGCTCGGGGGCGAGTTGGCTCGCCGAGCCTCCCATGGATGACATCGCGCCCTCGACCAGGATCAGTGTCGGCCCGTTGCCGACGGCCTCGTAGCCGATGGTGGTGCCATCGGCAGAACTCGCAGTGCTCATGTGCCTTCCCTCCGCATCGCTTCCTCGCAACCGGCCATCACACGTCCGCGTCGGCCGCCGCCCTCTGCACAGACTCCACGAAGGAGTATGTCGCCTCGTTCGGCCAGCCGTCGGCATCCACCAGGGCGAAAACGTCGAACGTCAGCTGGCCACCGCCGCCCGCGGGTCGCCGCAGCGTGCGCGGCGGGGCGTCGGAGGCCGCGCGGACCGTGACGGTCTGCGGGGGAGCATCCCGTCGCAGCAGCCGGGCGCGGAAGGTGGTCGTGCGGGTCACACGACCACCATCTCACATGCCTCGCCGCCGCGCGCGGCCGGAGCTATGCCTGGCCGTGCGACGCCCGGGAGCGGCGGGAGAGCGAGTCGATGATGACCGCGAGCAGCAGTACGGCGCCGGTGATCATGAAGCGGATCGACGAGTCGAGGTTGAGCAGCGTCAGGCCGCTGGAGATCGACTGGATGACCAGGATGCCGAGCAGGGCCGACCAGGCGCTTCCGCGTCCGCCGAAGAGGCTCGTCCCACCGATGACGGCGGCGGCGATCGCGTTCAGGTTGGTGTCCGTCCCGCCGCTGGCCGCGCTCACCGATGCGAGTCTGGCCGCAGCGAGCAGGCCGCCGACCGCCGCGAACGTCGAACACAGGATGAACACCGAGATGTAGACCCGGTTGACCTTGATACCGGCGCGGCGCGCGGCCTCGACGGAGCCGCCGACGGCAAACACCGACCGGCCCCAGCGGGTGCGGGTGAGGAAGAAGTTCATCACGACGACGAGGATCACGAACAGCAGGAACATCGCGCCCGTGCCGCGGTCGGTGGAGAGGTACCAGACGCTCACCCCGAGGGCCAGCAGCAGGAGCACCGACTTCACCAGCATCACCGTCATCGACCCCTGCGAGAGGCCGGCCTTGCGGCGGCGCTCCGACCGGCGCCAGTCGGAGAGGAACATCGCGACCGCGGCGATCACGGCCAGCGCGTACGCGGC encodes the following:
- a CDS encoding phage holin family protein → MTDDERARSRSLFALIADLPRLLIELLKAELAHLKAEFAEKAKYAGVGIGLMVVAAGFGFFALGTLVAAAVLGLAVVLPGWLAALIVFVALLLLAGILVLIGVQSFKKMNGVAPSQTIDSIKEDTEAFKGMGKYDN
- a CDS encoding DUF3618 domain-containing protein, producing MTTDTSDVQRARNELAATLDAIEYKLNVPKRTAERIERLRTDNPLALVGIAVAAAAAVAGVVWLIVRSVTK
- the hemQ gene encoding hydrogen peroxide-dependent heme synthase; this encodes MTNPAAAPADSSTPNETPATHEDADAVTPSGYTLWAVLRRDPSRPDDLDGTDVPRAVRELEGVIADLELQNVTTRGLYDVSGLRADADVMIWIHGPEAHTLQWALRQLRRTQLLKALLPTWNAMGVHRDAEFNKSHVPGFLRGKEPKEWLTVYPFVRSYEWYLLPDEERGRMLSEHGRKGAAFRSVLANTVASFALGDYEWILPLESDELTDLVDLMRDLRQTDARLHVREEVPFFTGRRVQPAELVEVLQ
- a CDS encoding ferrochelatase, producing MTDVDTTARVLGATPAAASGPEHVTEPVAYDAILLAGFGGPEGQDDVIPFLRNVTRGRGIPEERLEEVAHHYRHFGGVSPINDQNRELKAALEAELASRGIDLPVLWGNRNWDPYLKDALTEANERGLTKIIAIATSAYSSYSSCRQYREDFAMALEETGLEGVIEIDKVRQFFDHPGFVEPFIEGVRNGLAEIEQKVPGIDPATEVEILFSTHSIPSVDAAKSGPASRGFGEGGAYAAQHLAVAEVVAQAATDGVVKWQLVYQSRSGPPSMPWLEPDINDAIAELPAKGIRAVIIVPLGFVSDHMEVLWDLDNEAMESSEENGLVAVRVPTPGTHHKYVSGLVDLVLERRDGVPVDQRPAMTSIGPWYDVCRPGCCENARLGFKPAAAGLAP
- the hemC gene encoding hydroxymethylbilane synthase, encoding MTGTVSRASGAVERRDGVLRVGTRGSALAVAQTTVVANAIAKATGRDVELITVTTHGDTSRDSLSELGGTGVFASALRDALLADECDLIVHSLKDLPTSPVAGLVIGAVPKRADARDTLCARDGLTLETLPDGARVGTGSPRRVAQLKARRPDLDVVDIRGNVDTRLGRVADGDLDAVVLAAAGLARLGRSEAVTDFFALSTVPTAPGQGALAIEVRAGDEKAQGPIAKALSAVDHVTTRACVTAERHVLAGLEAGCAAPIGATAIVDDGLLFLTATVYRPDGSEQLTASHAATPESMSARHLDEAARDVGQRVVDELLGAGAADLAPLGSTR
- a CDS encoding uroporphyrinogen-III synthase; amino-acid sequence: MTTPSASPKPLAGWRVLVPRGGPWGDSVAADLRSKGASPIVAAMINFAPTADAPALEAALARLAAGEFDWMTVTSATTVDVLSAQRAVVPPSTRVAAVGETTAAALAAAGYKVDLVPSEDNSARGLLEEWEAATAGIVPLRVLTLRSEIAKPLLTEGLKRIGHDVESVVAYRTIGVPVPENVVRDVADGLVQAILVTSGSVAEQVQQQLGPIPESTLVAAIGPQTARDARAFGLRVDVIAAERTATSLIESLVDAAHASE
- the hemB gene encoding porphobilinogen synthase, with product MTHPVVRPRRLRQSPALRRLTSETRLHPGELILPMFVREGIGEALPIQSMPGVVQHSIDSLKRAATEAAEAGVGGVMLFGVPETRDATGSAATDPNGILNVATTALAAEVGDALVVQTDLCLDEFTDHGHCGVLDAQGRVDNDATLLRYRDMAVAQADAGSQLLGLSGMMDGQVAAVRDALDGAGHTDTVILAYAAKYASAFYGPFREAVDSQLSGDRRAYQQDPANRREGLREARLDLEEGADILMVKPALSYLDVLSDVAAISDVPVWAYQVSGEYAMVEAAAANGWVDRRRIVEETLIGARRAGADAVMTYWATEVARWLR
- the hemL gene encoding glutamate-1-semialdehyde 2,1-aminomutase, which encodes MSDLDALADGAAIGDVNLAQFERAQRVIPGGVNSPVRAFRSVGGTPRFMVSASGPYITDAEGREYVDLVASWGPAILGHAHPEVVAAVQAAAARGLSFGASTPAETELAEAVLARVPFVEKLRLVSTGTEATMTAIRLARGFTGRPLLIKFAGHYHGHSDSLLAEAGSGLATLALPGSAGVTEATAAQTLVLPYNDLDAVRAVFETHGPDIAAVITEAAAANMGVVPPDAGFNAALADIAHEFGALLILDEVLTGFRVSDAGFWGLDRGYTPDLVTFGKVIGGGMPLAALGGRAELMDFLAPTGPVYQAGTLSGNPVAVAAGLTTLALADEAVYDRLDRVADTVSSAVSDALSTAGVAHRVQRAGNLFSFVFGDFAEAPRTYAEVQRQEAYRYRDFFHAMLDAGVSLPPSVFEAWFVTAAHDDAAVDRILAALPRAAAAAASARPA
- a CDS encoding alpha/beta hydrolase encodes the protein MSTASSADGTTIGYEAVGNGPTLILVEGAMSSMGGSASQLAPELSAAFTTVAYDRRGRGGSTDTLPFSVDREIEDIDALIEAVGAPAVAFGMSSGAMLLLRAAAALGPERISAVVLYEPPLMPDAALDAARQYTADLAETLADGRRGDAVALFLARVGMPEQAIDGMRHSPAWPGMEAIAPTLAYDDAAMGDSAVPDDVVQRVRIPVLTLAGGASPAFLQYGARELAAAIPVAAFEVVEDQTHSFAPDAVAAPVRRFLATRLQ
- a CDS encoding ABC transporter permease; translated protein: MTKTETPAEVAADLQDERLIRSEGLSGAVKSFGMRVRGGDLGSLPVVVGLVVIWAVFQILNPNFLSANNLVNLTLQCAAVGTISIGIVLVLLLGQIDLSVGSVSGLAAAIMGVGLTQLHWPLIVAVIAAIIAGVAVGYLYGLLFTRFGVPSFVITLAGLLGFLGLQLWVLGPNSSINIPFDSWIVQFAQQTFLPPWAAYALAVIAAVAMFLSDWRRSERRRKAGLSQGSMTVMLVKSVLLLLALGVSVWYLSTDRGTGAMFLLFVILVVVMNFFLTRTRWGRSVFAVGGSVEAARRAGIKVNRVYISVFILCSTFAAVGGLLAAARLASVSAASGGTDTNLNAIAAAVIGGTSLFGGRGSAWSALLGILVIQSISSGLTLLNLDSSIRFMITGAVLLLAVIIDSLSRRSRASHGQA